The Niallia alba genome includes a window with the following:
- the lepB gene encoding signal peptidase I, with protein sequence MNAEFNKELKSWIIALISALVFVFICRNFIFTPVKVVGQSMQPTYENQDRIIVSKVGQIKHFDTIVFHSPIEKEDYIKRVIGLPDDTIEIQDDALYINGHKYDEPYLQEKKKHLLPNQKLTENLKIKVPKGHIFVLGDNRQKSTDSRQLGCISEEAVIGKAILRFYPVIENY encoded by the coding sequence ATGAATGCAGAGTTTAATAAAGAACTAAAGTCATGGATAATTGCACTTATTAGTGCATTAGTATTCGTTTTTATATGCCGGAACTTTATCTTTACCCCTGTAAAAGTAGTAGGGCAATCCATGCAACCAACATACGAGAATCAAGATCGAATTATCGTTTCCAAAGTGGGGCAAATAAAGCACTTTGATACAATCGTTTTTCATTCACCGATTGAGAAGGAGGACTATATAAAAAGAGTAATCGGCTTACCAGACGATACCATCGAGATTCAGGATGACGCTCTTTATATAAACGGTCATAAATATGATGAGCCTTACTTACAGGAAAAAAAGAAACATTTACTTCCTAATCAAAAATTAACGGAAAATCTCAAGATAAAAGTACCAAAAGGACATATTTTTGTACTAGGTGATAATCGGCAAAAAAGTACCGATAGTCGACAACTTGGTTGTATCTCTGAAGAAGCAGTTATTGGAAAAGCAATCCTTCGTTTTTATCCAGTCATAGAGAATTACTAG
- a CDS encoding ribonuclease H-like YkuK family protein: MTFDIVFQRILSFMSRNPAGNYQLMIGTDSQVHAKHTTFITGIVIMNKGKGAWACIRKVVLPRKVLRLHEKISYETTLTEEIVSLFTENKKNQLIDVVLPFVYQGATFSIEGHIDIGAGQRNKTRDFVNEMVARIESIGIEPKIKPDSFVASSYANKYTK; the protein is encoded by the coding sequence ATGACGTTTGATATTGTTTTTCAACGTATCCTTTCCTTTATGTCTAGAAATCCGGCTGGAAATTATCAATTGATGATTGGTACAGATTCCCAAGTGCATGCGAAGCATACCACCTTTATTACAGGAATTGTGATTATGAATAAAGGGAAGGGTGCATGGGCATGTATCAGAAAAGTTGTTTTACCGAGAAAAGTATTAAGACTTCATGAGAAAATTTCCTATGAGACGACGTTAACCGAAGAAATTGTTAGTCTTTTTACCGAAAATAAGAAAAACCAGTTAATAGATGTTGTGCTTCCTTTTGTTTATCAAGGAGCAACTTTCTCTATTGAAGGACATATTGATATTGGAGCAGGTCAGAGAAATAAAACACGAGATTTTGTAAATGAAATGGTAGCAAGAATTGAATCAATTGGGATTGAACCAAAAATAAAACCAGATTCATTTGTTGCTTCCAGTTATGCCAATAAATACACAAAGTAG
- a CDS encoding DUF4349 domain-containing protein has translation MKKYRTSFIGILFFLLLMAGCSSQESENKSADSTEKAANNEIAQMDSHEGEVTEDQLASADKEIKNTSGTEITENDRMMIYNANLSLQVKDYHQVEEEIQKKATELDGYVVQSSIYNSGTDYINGSIIVKVPQANFQSYINEVEKNSIKVIEKNISSNDVTEEFVDLESRLKAKEAVEKRLLTLMDQAEKTEDLLKISNDLATVQEQKEQILGRMKYLKNNVDYSTVTIQLEEELVKVGNIKNSDSLNTWQKAKSQFVSTINGVISFLSSVVVLAIGLSPILIPVAVIVIVWIIFRKKRKQQE, from the coding sequence ATGAAAAAGTATAGAACTTCCTTTATTGGCATTCTATTTTTTCTACTTTTAATGGCAGGATGTAGCAGCCAAGAATCAGAAAATAAAAGCGCAGATAGTACGGAGAAAGCTGCAAATAATGAAATAGCACAAATGGATTCTCATGAAGGAGAAGTGACGGAAGACCAATTAGCATCCGCTGATAAAGAGATTAAGAATACTAGTGGAACAGAAATAACAGAAAATGACCGCATGATGATTTACAATGCTAATTTATCCTTACAAGTTAAGGACTATCATCAAGTAGAAGAAGAAATTCAGAAAAAAGCAACCGAACTTGACGGTTATGTAGTACAATCATCTATTTACAATAGTGGCACTGATTATATTAATGGATCGATTATTGTGAAAGTTCCACAAGCGAATTTCCAATCCTATATAAATGAAGTGGAAAAAAATAGTATAAAAGTAATCGAAAAAAATATAAGCAGTAATGATGTCACAGAGGAATTTGTTGATCTTGAGTCTCGATTAAAAGCCAAAGAAGCAGTAGAAAAACGACTATTAACGTTAATGGACCAGGCAGAGAAAACAGAAGATCTTCTGAAAATATCAAACGACCTAGCCACTGTACAAGAGCAAAAAGAGCAAATCTTAGGGAGAATGAAATACTTAAAAAATAATGTCGACTATTCCACTGTTACCATTCAATTAGAAGAAGAGTTAGTAAAGGTCGGAAACATCAAAAATAGCGACTCCTTAAATACTTGGCAAAAAGCGAAAAGCCAGTTTGTCAGTACAATAAACGGGGTTATCTCCTTCTTATCAAGTGTAGTAGTACTCGCTATTGGATTATCTCCGATTCTAATTCCAGTTGCAGTTATTGTAATTGTTTGGATTATTTTTAGAAAAAAAAGAAAACAGCAAGAGTAA
- a CDS encoding DUF2533 family protein yields the protein MSVHKEITKHVEQVNSRVNHFKQLDQLRESYIEEAILLCKAGENFSVDKINDVTEQMNELARLGVVPSRKKVTKAMVVEFATRSI from the coding sequence ATGAGTGTACATAAAGAAATTACCAAACATGTAGAACAAGTCAATTCTCGCGTCAATCATTTTAAGCAATTAGATCAGCTACGTGAATCCTATATTGAAGAAGCGATACTGCTTTGTAAAGCTGGGGAGAATTTTTCGGTTGATAAAATAAATGATGTAACCGAGCAAATGAATGAATTAGCTAGACTTGGTGTTGTTCCATCAAGAAAAAAGGTTACTAAAGCAATGGTAGTAGAATTTGCTACTCGTTCTATATAA
- a CDS encoding DUF5658 family protein translates to MKILFLLLSLLNFLDGIFTFLGIQFNHISESNPIMNHLWEISPFLFLLLKICLSLFLFYLAIYFYSKNTRTWIFLLFIPLALYSSVMVLHIVWITNI, encoded by the coding sequence TTGAAGATTTTATTTCTTTTGCTAAGCCTATTAAATTTTCTCGATGGAATATTCACTTTTCTTGGAATCCAATTTAATCATATATCTGAATCAAATCCGATTATGAATCACTTATGGGAAATTTCTCCTTTCTTATTCCTTTTGTTAAAAATTTGTTTATCTTTATTTCTCTTTTATTTAGCAATCTATTTTTATAGTAAAAACACTCGTACCTGGATTTTTCTCCTATTTATTCCATTAGCATTATATTCTTCCGTTATGGTTTTACATATTGTTTGGATAACGAATATTTAG
- a CDS encoding peptidylprolyl isomerase, producing the protein MATKGYILMQNGEKIEFELYPNEAPGTVANFVELIKKGFYNGLTFHRVIPGFVSQGGDPNGNGTGGPGYTIKCETEGNPHKHVEGAFSMAHAGRDTGGSQFFIVHDPQPHLNGVHTVFGQVTSGISTVKAMRNGDVMEKVEITEE; encoded by the coding sequence ATGGCAACAAAAGGATACATACTAATGCAAAATGGTGAAAAAATTGAATTTGAATTATATCCAAATGAAGCTCCTGGAACAGTAGCTAATTTTGTAGAACTTATTAAAAAAGGGTTCTATAATGGTCTAACTTTCCACCGTGTTATTCCTGGGTTCGTAAGCCAAGGCGGAGACCCGAATGGTAATGGAACAGGTGGTCCTGGATACACAATCAAATGTGAAACAGAAGGAAATCCTCATAAACATGTTGAAGGCGCTTTTTCTATGGCACATGCTGGTCGTGACACAGGTGGCAGCCAATTCTTTATCGTTCATGACCCACAACCACATTTAAATGGTGTTCATACTGTATTTGGACAAGTTACATCTGGAATCTCTACTGTTAAGGCGATGAGAAATGGCGATGTAATGGAAAAAGTAGAAATCACTGAAGAATAA
- a CDS encoding tyrosine-type recombinase/integrase — protein sequence MITKETLSSWYEEELTLFRTEMDNKDYSGFTIENYLRDIYFFLEFITRKKEEYIDLNLVKKLQITLFMNELKTKRANSSTSRNRRLTAIRSFYKCLVDYELVQKNPAIDLESAKEQKGKLPSYLEKDELKSFFDMVEKVSQKQHQRRNKVILGLMAFAGLRVMEIHSLNLSSIHQNRGIHVLGKGNKSRYIPLPKKLMEELYVYIEENRIFPMKGQEDALFISRRGKRISRRRIQEITERIIDEMSKEYPELKWKEKGISSHKLRHSFATHLVRDGRDIRTVQELLGHTNLNTTQKYTHVSDSQKEKAMDLEISDYL from the coding sequence ATGATTACAAAAGAAACGCTGTCTTCTTGGTATGAAGAGGAATTGACCCTTTTTCGGACGGAGATGGATAATAAGGACTATAGTGGATTTACTATTGAAAATTATTTGCGCGATATTTATTTCTTTTTAGAATTTATTACGCGAAAAAAAGAAGAATACATCGATTTAAATTTAGTAAAGAAATTACAAATAACGTTATTTATGAATGAGTTAAAAACAAAGCGAGCAAATTCATCTACTTCAAGAAATAGAAGATTAACAGCGATTCGTTCCTTTTATAAATGTCTAGTAGATTATGAACTTGTGCAAAAAAATCCAGCAATCGATTTGGAGAGTGCAAAAGAACAGAAGGGAAAACTACCAAGCTACCTAGAAAAGGATGAATTAAAATCATTTTTTGATATGGTTGAAAAAGTATCGCAAAAACAGCATCAACGACGCAATAAAGTGATCCTCGGATTAATGGCATTTGCAGGCTTACGAGTAATGGAAATACATTCTCTTAATTTGTCTTCTATACATCAAAATAGAGGGATCCATGTGTTAGGAAAAGGGAATAAGTCACGATACATACCCTTACCGAAAAAGTTAATGGAAGAATTATATGTATATATAGAAGAAAATAGGATTTTTCCGATGAAAGGGCAGGAGGATGCACTCTTTATCTCGCGGAGAGGAAAGCGAATTTCCAGAAGGCGGATTCAGGAAATTACAGAGCGAATTATTGATGAGATGTCAAAGGAATATCCAGAATTAAAATGGAAGGAAAAAGGAATCTCCAGCCATAAATTAAGACATAGTTTTGCTACACATTTAGTTCGAGATGGTCGAGACATCAGGACTGTACAGGAACTGCTTGGTCACACGAATTTAAATACGACTCAAAAGTATACCCATGTCTCTGATTCCCAAAAAGAGAAAGCGATGGATTTAGAAATATCCGATTACTTATAA
- a CDS encoding TerC family protein has translation MDVLHQILSTYDSFFDWEMWEEVLTDPVSWGLIGSLVILEGLLSADNALVLAVMVKHLPPDKQKKALTYGLFGAYFFRFFFIGIGVYLIHFTWIKVVGAAYLAWIVIKHFWLGDGDEDASAMKKNSWTIRLFGVFWATVISVELMDLAFSVDSILASLAVSNEIWILLIGGMLGILMMRTVAKLFLVLIEKVPELENTAFVLIGIIAAKMFASIFGFELDHYVFFAILIAAFIITFIIHFINKNKKVSEEIAATKED, from the coding sequence GTGGACGTTTTACATCAAATATTATCAACCTATGATTCATTTTTTGATTGGGAGATGTGGGAAGAAGTATTAACAGATCCAGTTTCATGGGGATTAATTGGATCGTTAGTCATTTTAGAAGGCTTATTATCAGCGGATAACGCACTCGTTTTAGCGGTGATGGTTAAACATTTACCGCCTGACAAACAAAAAAAAGCATTAACGTATGGTTTATTTGGAGCCTATTTTTTCCGGTTTTTCTTTATTGGAATAGGCGTTTATTTAATTCACTTTACATGGATTAAAGTAGTTGGAGCAGCATACTTAGCTTGGATTGTAATTAAGCATTTCTGGCTTGGTGATGGTGACGAGGATGCTTCAGCGATGAAAAAAAATAGTTGGACAATAAGACTTTTCGGGGTATTCTGGGCTACCGTTATTTCTGTAGAATTAATGGATTTAGCTTTTTCCGTTGATAGCATATTAGCCTCACTTGCTGTATCAAATGAAATTTGGATCCTCTTAATTGGTGGAATGCTTGGGATTTTAATGATGAGAACGGTCGCTAAATTATTCTTAGTTTTAATTGAAAAAGTACCAGAATTAGAGAATACTGCTTTTGTTTTAATTGGTATAATCGCGGCGAAAATGTTCGCAAGTATCTTTGGTTTTGAATTAGATCATTATGTATTTTTTGCGATTCTAATTGCTGCGTTTATCATCACCTTTATCATTCATTTTATTAATAAGAACAAAAAAGTTTCCGAAGAGATTGCTGCAACAAAAGAAGATTAA
- a CDS encoding peptidylprolyl isomerase yields MVCRKRTGWMMLFFSLSILLLLLSGCGTKNTEPLNEGEKSQGKAISSDEYPIVTIIMEDDSKIKVELYPDKAPNTVNNFISLVNQGFYDGLIFHRVIPDFMIQGGDPKGNGTGGPGYSIKGEFSENGFENDLKHERGVISMARSQMPDSAGSQFFIMVADAPHLDGEYAPFGKVIEGMDVVDKIVSTDRDENNDKPLKEMKMKQVTVDTKGIDYEEPVKE; encoded by the coding sequence ATGGTGTGTAGAAAACGGACTGGTTGGATGATGCTATTCTTTAGTTTATCCATCCTTTTATTATTACTCTCAGGATGTGGAACGAAGAACACGGAACCACTAAATGAAGGAGAAAAATCACAAGGAAAAGCGATTTCCTCAGACGAATACCCTATCGTTACTATTATTATGGAGGATGATTCGAAAATTAAAGTAGAACTTTATCCAGATAAAGCGCCAAATACAGTGAATAATTTTATTTCATTAGTAAATCAAGGCTTTTATGATGGGCTGATTTTTCATCGCGTCATTCCCGATTTTATGATTCAAGGTGGCGATCCAAAGGGAAATGGAACAGGTGGTCCTGGATATTCTATTAAAGGAGAGTTTTCGGAGAATGGTTTTGAAAACGACTTAAAGCATGAAAGAGGCGTTATCAGTATGGCAAGATCTCAAATGCCAGATTCAGCCGGATCTCAATTCTTTATTATGGTCGCAGATGCACCTCATTTGGATGGCGAATACGCACCGTTCGGTAAGGTAATAGAAGGAATGGATGTCGTCGATAAAATTGTCTCTACAGATAGAGATGAGAATAACGATAAGCCATTAAAAGAAATGAAGATGAAACAAGTTACTGTAGATACAAAAGGAATTGATTATGAGGAACCAGTAAAAGAATAA
- a CDS encoding SDR family NAD(P)-dependent oxidoreductase, with the protein MFKDKVVIVTGASNGIGKAIAKAYLQEEAYVVLADIDESQGKQLLDSIEQKEKALFIKTDVRSETEIIHLVHTTKAKFGKIDILINNVGKGVFKSFYDLTIEEWDDVINTNLRSVFLCSREVAKIMRDQDSKGSIINMSSSRAYMSEPNTESYSASKGGIMAITHALANSLADAHITVNSISPGWIETKDYENLREIDHEQHLSKRVGKPEDIARACLFLTNPQNNFITGTNLMVDGGMTVKMIYEE; encoded by the coding sequence ATGTTCAAAGATAAAGTTGTAATTGTTACTGGTGCTAGTAATGGAATCGGTAAAGCAATTGCAAAAGCTTATTTGCAGGAAGAAGCATATGTTGTGCTGGCAGATATAGATGAAAGCCAAGGGAAGCAACTTCTTGATTCTATTGAACAAAAGGAAAAAGCATTATTTATCAAAACAGATGTACGAAGCGAAACGGAAATCATTCATCTTGTTCATACAACAAAAGCGAAGTTTGGAAAGATTGATATTCTGATAAACAATGTGGGCAAAGGAGTTTTTAAATCGTTTTACGATTTAACGATTGAAGAATGGGATGATGTAATAAATACAAATCTCCGCAGCGTGTTTCTTTGTTCAAGAGAAGTCGCAAAAATCATGCGAGATCAGGACTCTAAAGGCTCGATTATCAATATGTCATCTAGTAGAGCATATATGTCTGAGCCTAATACGGAAAGCTATAGTGCTAGCAAAGGTGGTATTATGGCCATTACACATGCATTAGCAAATAGTCTTGCAGACGCACATATAACTGTAAATAGTATTTCACCAGGATGGATTGAAACAAAAGACTATGAAAATCTTCGCGAAATCGATCATGAACAGCATTTGTCAAAAAGAGTAGGTAAACCAGAAGATATTGCGAGGGCTTGTCTATTTTTAACTAATCCGCAAAATAATTTTATTACAGGGACAAACCTCATGGTAGATGGTGGTATGACCGTAAAGATGATTTATGAAGAATAA